One segment of Drosophila ananassae strain 14024-0371.13 chromosome 3R, ASM1763931v2, whole genome shotgun sequence DNA contains the following:
- the LOC6498440 gene encoding accessory gland protein Acp32CD encodes MWRMRMRMRLLTGYLVLLALGHLPQERYGVVAQKYYMNFAFNNNNPDANGGSNEKDSTNRPGVGGGGGGGGDGGGDGGGVTGHDGGTTDGGDNNGGNNGNGEGNNNNNGGGGDGGAGGDGGGGDNGGGTDEPGRGPGAVAKHNPGGHDDDNDDSDSKDANDRRKKLREAEENAAKGRRTDHSHHSSYEISIDDSFGGRYVRSIYESSESHGHSGSRADSNRQDSAGGRESSEEHDKDKDKDHDKGSGAAGTEAPTGVPNGNVPDASAGDVAARAKDDDYEEM; translated from the coding sequence ATGtggcggatgcggatgcgaaTGCGGCTACTCACTGGCTACCTGGTCCTGCTGGCCCTCGGCCACCTGCCGCAGGAGCGCTACGGCGTTGTGGCCCAAAAGTACTACATGAACTTCgccttcaacaacaacaatccgGACGCGAACGGCGGATCGAACGAAAAGGACAGCACTAATCGGCCCGGCGTTGGCGgtggaggcggcggcggcggagaTGGTGGGGGAGATGGCGGTGGCGTCACGGGGCACGATGGTGGAACGACCGACGGTGGCGACAATAACGGTGGGAACAATGGCAACGGGGAGggtaacaacaataacaatggtGGCGGAGGAGATGGAGGAGCCGGAGGTGATGGAGGCGGTGGTGACAATGGTGGCGGCACCGACGAGCCAGGACGTGGACCCGGTGCGGTGGCTAAACATAACCCTGGCGGACATGACGACGACAACGACGACAGCGACAGCAAGGACGCCAATGATCGGCGCAAAAAGTTGCGGGAAGCTGAGGAGAATGCCGCAAAAGGCCGGCGCACTGATCACAGCCACCACAGCAGCTACGAGATCAGCATCGACGACAGCTTCGGCGGGCGGTACGTCCGCTCCATCTACGAGAGCAGCGAGAGTCACGGCCACTCCGGCAGCCGGGCAGACTCGAATCGGCAGGACAGTGCCGGTGGACGCGAGAGCAGTGAGGAGCATGAtaaggacaaggacaaggacCATGACAAGGGTTCTGGAGCGGCAGGCACTGAAGCCCCCACCGGTGTCCCCAATGGCAACGTGCCAGATGCATCGGCTGGAGATGTAGCTGCCCGGGCCAAGGACGATGATTACGAGGAAATGTAA